Below is a genomic region from Pseudomonas sp. JQ170C.
GTCGACGTCCGGTACTGTGACGGCCGGAAAAGAATTCAGTTGTAACCAGTTCTAGCGCAGGGAACGTACCGATTTTGTGTGAGGCTTACAAATAAGCAATTAATACATCTCTTTGCAAATCAATAGCCTACGCCAGTCTTCATATCCAGCGCTTCATCGACGAGTTCGATCCAGTGCCGCACCGGTGTGCGACCGGCGCCGTCGAGGTGGGCCTGGCAGCCGATGTTGGCGGTGACGATCACCTCGGGCTTGCCGCTTTCCAGGGCATTGAGCTTGTTGTCGCGCAGTTGCCTGGACAACGCGGGCTGGGTCAGCGAATAGGTCCCGGCCGAGCCGCAACACAGGTGGCTGTCGGGGACAGCCGTCAGTGCGAAACCGAGGCGAGTGAGCACGCCCTCTACCGCGCCCCCGAGCTTTTGCGCATGTTGCAGGGTGCAGGGGCAATGGAACGCCAGGCGTTTGTCGGTGCGTACGCCGAGCTGCTCCAGGGGCTCGACGCCGAGCACCTCGACCAGATCCTTGGCCAGGGAACTCACGCGCCTGGCCTTCTGGGCATAGATCGGGTCATGCGCCAGCAGGTGGCCGTACTCTTTGACAAACGCGCCGCACCCGCTGGCGGTTTGCACAATGGCCTCGGCGCCCAGTTCGATGGCGGGCCACCAGGCATCGATGTTCTGGCGTGCACGCTGCAGGCCGTGCGCCTGGGCGTTGAGGTGGTAGTCCACCGCACCGCAGCAACCGGCTTCATGGATCGGTGTGACGCTGATGCCGAGGCGGTCGAGTACCCGCGCCGCGGCAGCGTTGGTGTTGGGGGCCAGGCCAGGCTGCACACAACCTTCAAGCATCAGCACGCGGCGGGCATGACGGGGCGCGGGGCGAGGTGTGGTGGCACGGGAGGTGCGCGGCAATTTGGCCTGGAGGTTGGCGGGTAGCAGTGGGCGAAACACCTGGGCGACCTGGGTCAGCCCCTTGAACAGACCGGCATGCGGCACAACGGCACGCACGCTTTCACGCAACGCCCGTTGCGCCAGCGGGCGAGGCACGGCAGCGTCGACGACGGCGCGGCCTATGTCCAGCAGATTGTGGTACTCCACCCCCGACGGGCAGGTGGTTTCGCAATTGCGGCAGCTCAGGCAGCGGTCCAGGTGCAGTTGGGTCTTGGCGGTGACTTCATTGCCCTCCAGCACTTGCTTGATCAGGTAAATGCGCCCGCGCGGGCCGTCGAGCTCGTCGCCAATCAGCTGGTACGTCGGGCAGGTGGCATTGCAGAAGCCGCAATGCACACAGCTGCGCAGGATGCGTTCGGCTTCCTCGGCACGCGGCAGTTGCCTGGCCTGTTCACTCAAATGGGTCTGCACGGCTACACCTCGCTGTACATGCGGCCAGGGTTGAAGATGCCCTGGGGGTCGAGCTGAGCTTTGAGTTGCCGGTGGTAGCGCAGCAAAGGCGGTGACAGCGGATGAAACGGGCTGTCGCAGTGGCCGGCAGTGAAGCAGGTGGCGTGGCCACCGACGTCGGCGGTGAGTTGGCGGATCAGCGCGGCATTGGCATCGGACTTCAGCCAGCGCTGCGCGCCACCCCAGTCGATCAGTTGCTCGCCGGGCAGCGCCAGCACGCCGGTGCTGGTCGGTACCGACAAGCGCCACAGCGGGCCCGGGGTGGTGAAGAACTCCAGGCGCTGCTCACGCAGCTCGGCCCAGTACGTGCTCTCGATCAGTTCACCGCCAAGACGCTCGCGCGCGGCCATCACCGAACTTTCGCCGCCTTCCAGGCGCAGGTGCAGCGCCTGGCCGTCATGACTGGCGGCGCTCAGTGGAATGGGTTGCTGGCCCCACTCGGCGAGCTTGCGCAGCGCCACGGCGACCTCCATCTCCAGGCGCAGGCTGAGGCACTGGCGGGGCTTGGGCAGCACTTTGAGCGACACTTCGGTAATCACGCCCAGGCAGCCAAAACTGCCGGCCAGCAAACGCGACAGGTCATAGCCGGCAACGTTTTTCATGACCTCGCCACCGAAACGCAGGTGCTTGCCGGTACCTGTGATCAATCGGGTACCCAAGACCAGGTCGCGCACCGCGCCGGACCACGGCCGCCGCGGGCCCGAGAGGCCTGTAGCGAGCATTCCGCCGAGGGTCGCGGTGTCGCCATGGCGCGCAGGCTCACACGTGAGCATCTGCCCGGCCGCGTCCAGCACCGCTTCCAGCTCCGCCAGCGGTGTGCCGGCGCGGGCGGTGATCACCAGCTCGGTCGGGTCGTAGCTGACGATGCCGCGATGAGCACGGGTATCGAGCACTTTGCCGTCAACGTTACGGCCGAGAAACGCCTTGCTGTTACCACCCTGGATGCGCAACGCAGTCGAGTTGTCGAGGGCGTCATTGACCTGCTCCAGCAGCGCCGCGCTGGCGTCGCAGTCATGCGGCATAACCATTAGAAACGCTCCAGATCAGGAAAAGGCAGCTTGCCGTGATGGACGTGCAGGGCACCGAATTCGGCGCAGCGGTGCAGGGTAGGGATGTTCTTGCCCGGGTTGAGCAGGCTGCCGGGATCAAAGGCGGCTTTCACGGCGTGGAACAGGGTGAGTTCGTCGCTGTTGAACTGGGCACACATCTGGTTGATCTTCTCGCGCCCCACGCCGTGCTCACCGGTGATGGTGCCGCCCACCGCGACGCAGAGTTCGAGGATCTTGCCGCCCAGTGACTCGGCACGCGCCAGTTCACCGGGCTGGTTGGCATCGAACAGAATCAAGGGGTGCATGTTGCCGTCACCGGCGTGGAACACGTTGGCCACACGCAGGCCGAAGGCCTCGGACAGTTCACGGATGCGCCTGAGCACACCGGGCAGCTCGCGACGCGGGATGGTGCCGTCCATGCAGTAGTAGTCCGGCGAAATACGCCCTACGGCCGGGAAGGCGTTCTTGCGCCCGGCCCAGAACTTGACGCGCTCGACCTCGTCGCGAGCCATGCGCACCTCGGATGCACCGGCCTTGGTCAGTACCGCACGGACACGCTCGCACTCGTCGTGGACGTCGGCCTCCACACCGTCGAGTTCGCACAGCAGGATGGCTTCGGCATCCACCGGGTAGCCGGCGTGAATAAAGTCTTCGGCGGCGCGAATCGCCAGGTTGTCCATCATCTCCAGGCCGCCCGGGATGATGCCGGCTGCAATGATTTCACCGACCGCACGCCCGGCTTTCTCCACGGCGTCAAAGCTGGCCAGCAACACCTTGGCCACTTGGGGCTTGGGCAGGAGCTTGACGGTGACTTCGGTGATGATCCCAAGCAGGCCTTCAGAACCGGTGAACAAGGCGAGCAGGTCGAAGCCGGGTGAGTCCAGGGCATCGCTGCCCAGGGTCATGCGCTCGCCTTCAATGGTGAGAATGTCCACCTTCAGGAGATTGTGAACAGTCAGGCCATATTTCAGGCAATGCACGCCACCGGCGTTCTCGGCGACGTTACCGCCAATCGAGCAGGCGATCTGCGAGGAGGGGTCGGGTGCGTAATACAGGCCGTAAGGTGCGGCCGCCTGAGAAATCGCCAGGTTGCGAACGCCCGGCTGGACGCGGGCAAAACGCCCCTGCGGGTTGACCTCAAGAATGTGTTTGAAACGCGCCATCACCAGCAGAACACCTTGGGCCAGCGGCAGCGCGCCACCTGACAAGCCGGTCCCGGCCCCGCGCGCCACCACGGGCACCGTGCGCTGATGACAGAGTTTGAGCAGTCGCTCGACCTGTTCGACGCGCTCAGGCAACACCACCAGCATCGGCGTGGTGGTGTAGGCCGAGAGCCCGTCGCATTCGTAGGGTTTGAGGTCTTCCTGGGTGTGCAGCACTTCCATGTCCGGAAGCTGTGCACGCAATTCAGCCAGAAGGGCGGATTTGTCGACCTTGGGCAGCGCGCCATCGACGCGCTCGTCGTACAAAATACTCATGGCAGGTTTCTCGCTTGAAGTCGTTCTTGTGTGCAGCACCGGTAGCGAGCCGATCCGCTTGTTATAGAGGTATGTGTAGAGCCTTGTATGAACGCCGTCTATTGCTATCTGGACTGGTATGACCAGTTTTTTCCAGCAGGTACCCGCCCGATCCCTGCGGTGAGGCTTATCTATAGAGGGATGCTGCAGCTATAGTGCGAGGCACGTGAACCACCCATCAGCACTGGTACTACCAGTGATCGAGGCGCCCAGCATGCAGGAAGAGACAGCCGGTATTCGCCGCCAGGTCAGTGATGTGGTGGCCGAGCGGATTGAGCGATTGATCGTCGATGGCGTGCTCAAGGTCGGCCAGGCACTGCCGTCGGAGCGCCGCCTGTGCGAGAAACTGGGGATATCCCGCTCGGCCCTGCGTGAAGGGCTGAAGGTGCTGCGTGGGCGCGGCATTATCGAGACGGCCCAGGGCCGCGATTCACGGGTTGCCAGGCTGAACGGGCCGCGTGATTCCAGCCCGCTCATGCACCTGTTCAACTCCCAGCCGCGCACCCTCTTTGACCTGTTGGAGGTGCGCGTCCTGCTGGAGGCCGAATCGGCACGCCTGGCCGCCTTGCGTGGTACAGACGCGGACTTCGTGCTGCTGACCCGCCGCTATGAAGAAATGCTCTCCGCCCACAGCCAGGCAGAAGCGGTCGAGCCGCACGAACATGCCCGCCTGGATCACGCCTTCCACCTGGCGATCTGCGAGGCCTCGCATAATCCGGTGTTGCTGCACACCCTGCAGTCATTGACCGACCTGATGCTCAGCACCGTGTTCGCCTCGGTCAACAACCTCTACCACCGGCCCCTGCAAAAACGCCAGATCGACCGCCAGCATGCCCGGCTCTATCACGCGGTCATCGAGCGCCTGCCAGAGCAAGCCCAACGCGCCGCGCGCGAACACATCAACAGCATCCGCGACAACCTCAAGGAGATCGAATTGGAGGAGCAGCGCCTGGTGCGCGCAACCATGCGCCTTGAAGGCTGGACGTAGCGGTCCGGGGCCCGACCTTGACAAGCCGAGGTCTTGCTCGTTGCGCGCTTCATTACTTACCAGCTCATCCTCAGGCCCAGGTTGCCGCTGACGCCTTCCAGCGTATTGCTATCGAAATTGGCAGTGTAATCCGCCGCCAGATACACACTCACGGTCGAAGACAGCGTGGCAACCGCCCCTACGCCCAGATCGGCCGTAGACGATTGGTGATCGCTTTTGATCCGATCGACGTCATCGTAGGTCACCGTGTCGCTGCCACCATAGGTACGCCAGGCATTGGCTCGCACGTAAGGTTCGATGGGCGTGTCCTGCACCCGGTAACGCCCCTTCAGGCGCACACCCAGACGACCAGTCCAGTAGTCCTGGGCATCGAATGACACCTTGGAAATCCCGTCACTCTGGCTGTCCAGATCTATCTGCTGATTGATGACCTGAACCTGCGGCTCCACTACCCATCGCTCGCTGATCGCAATCGGATAACCAGCTTCTGCCGACAACGCCAGTGCGTGACCTCTGCTGTCCATCTTTACGCCACGATTGGATTTGTTGTCACCATCAAAACGGGTGCCCATGGCTACCAGATCCACGTACCAGCCTGGGGGCGCAGTCAATGTCCAGTAGGTACCGAAGTGGTCGCCGTCGAGTTTGACTCGGCCGGAATGACGGTCCTGGAAACCCTCGGCAAAGCCTTTGACGTCACCGTGCAGGCGGCTGCGGCCCATGAACAGCCCGAAGCGCTGGATCTGCCCGCCGCGGGTAAGCGCGGCGTACAGGTCATGGCCCACCTGGTAGCCCTTGGTGGAGCCGTCGAAGCTCGGTGACACGGTACCTGACCAGCTTTTGTCGACGTCACTGCCATAAGTACGGCCCCAGCCGGCTGGTGCGGCGCCGGTTTCGCTCAGGAGGCTTTGTTCGCCTTGGCGGTCATGGAAGGTGCCCAGTGCTTGCAACGTCATCAACTGCGCCGTCGGCACCACTACCGAATACACCGGCACCTCCAGGCGATACAGCGGAATCGGGTCGGCGCCGGCAATGGCGCTCGGCAGGGCTGGAGTGGTGAGGGCAGGGGCCGGTGAGCGTTCGGCAGACGCCTGGGTCGGTGCTGGGGCAGCGGGCTCGACCGGCGCGACGGGCTGCGCTGTTGGCGGTTCCACCGGCGGTTCATCCGGCGCTACCACGGGCGTTACCGGGGGAATCGGCGCAACCGGCACCACGGCTGCCGGTGCCGGCGCAGGGGGCGGCAGCGCTTGCGGCGACACGGCCACCACGGAAGAGCGCAGATACCAGTTGTTTTCCGAGCCGGCGGTGACACCCCCCTTGAACAGGTAGTATTCATAGGCCCCGGCGGACAGCGAGCCGTTCAACGCAAAGGCATCGGTGCTGCTGACCGCACCGTTGAGCGCCTGAACGACTTCGATCCCGTTTTGTTGGGTCAGTCCGCCAAGACCGCCCAGGTTGGTCACGGTCAATTGTGTAGTGCCGCTGAGGGTGCCGTTGGAGACCACCAGTCTGTCGCTGGCCGAGCGGTCGTCACCGAGAACCGTTTGCAGCCACAACCGGCCACTGTCACCGACGTAATTACCGTGAACTGTCAGCGAATCCGTGGCGCTGTTACTGCCGGTGGTCATGTCGATGGTGCCGGTGTTATTGAGGGTTGCCAGTTGACCGGCGGTGTAGGGGCGGATACTGCCTTGGGTGACGGCCAGCACGCTGAGGGTGTCGATGGAAAGCGTGCCGGTATTGCTGCCACTGTCGCCAAGAAAGAAGTTCCCGGCCAGGTCGAAGTGCGAGTTGTTTCTGAGGTTGACGGTTTCCCAGCCGATAAAACGGGACGCCGTGGCGAAGGTAGTGCTGTCGAAGGTCAATTGATCACTGCCCAGGCCTGCGTCGATGGACGGCGTCGCGCTCAGTAGGCTTTCCGTCAGGCCGCTGAGCAACGCCGTGTCGTTACCGTCGCCCATCAGCACGGCAGATTTGATCTGGCCACCGTTGAGCCAGTTGAACGTGTCGTTACCGACGCTGGCGCGGATCTCGCCGTTGATGATGCCGCCACTGACGGTGATGCTGTCGTCGCCGCCACTGGTGCTGATATTGCCGCCGATGGTGCCGCCGGAGACTTCAATCCTGTCGATGTCGAATCCGGTGACGAGGTTGCCGAGGATCGCGCCGCCAGACATGACGTAGACGTTTTTTTCCAGCTTCATGTCTACCCGGCCGATGGTGCCCCCCGTTTGCTGTGCCACGTCGCCGTCCTCAAAGGCGTCGATAATGGTGCCGCCGGTCATCAGGAAGGTGTCACGGCTATCTCCCTGAGCGAGGGACTGAATTTGCCCGCCGGTCATTACAAAGTCGTCGATACCATTGCCTTGCCGAACAGCGCCG
It encodes:
- the glcE gene encoding glycolate oxidase subunit GlcE produces the protein MPHDCDASAALLEQVNDALDNSTALRIQGGNSKAFLGRNVDGKVLDTRAHRGIVSYDPTELVITARAGTPLAELEAVLDAAGQMLTCEPARHGDTATLGGMLATGLSGPRRPWSGAVRDLVLGTRLITGTGKHLRFGGEVMKNVAGYDLSRLLAGSFGCLGVITEVSLKVLPKPRQCLSLRLEMEVAVALRKLAEWGQQPIPLSAASHDGQALHLRLEGGESSVMAARERLGGELIESTYWAELREQRLEFFTTPGPLWRLSVPTSTGVLALPGEQLIDWGGAQRWLKSDANAALIRQLTADVGGHATCFTAGHCDSPFHPLSPPLLRYHRQLKAQLDPQGIFNPGRMYSEV
- a CDS encoding autotransporter family protein; the protein is MGNNGLLQAGALSLLSLAVQQVQAACTLTADAGDTTYACDSGSSDAGLVDLLGNNTLVFPATGSGTVNGNISFGPGVDLITMHSGLVVGTIDQGDGADRFQISAGTVTGAVRQGNGIDDFVMTGGQIQSLAQGDSRDTFLMTGGTIIDAFEDGDVAQQTGGTIGRVDMKLEKNVYVMSGGAILGNLVTGFDIDRIEVSGGTIGGNISTSGGDDSITVSGGIINGEIRASVGNDTFNWLNGGQIKSAVLMGDGNDTALLSGLTESLLSATPSIDAGLGSDQLTFDSTTFATASRFIGWETVNLRNNSHFDLAGNFFLGDSGSNTGTLSIDTLSVLAVTQGSIRPYTAGQLATLNNTGTIDMTTGSNSATDSLTVHGNYVGDSGRLWLQTVLGDDRSASDRLVVSNGTLSGTTQLTVTNLGGLGGLTQQNGIEVVQALNGAVSSTDAFALNGSLSAGAYEYYLFKGGVTAGSENNWYLRSSVVAVSPQALPPPAPAPAAVVPVAPIPPVTPVVAPDEPPVEPPTAQPVAPVEPAAPAPTQASAERSPAPALTTPALPSAIAGADPIPLYRLEVPVYSVVVPTAQLMTLQALGTFHDRQGEQSLLSETGAAPAGWGRTYGSDVDKSWSGTVSPSFDGSTKGYQVGHDLYAALTRGGQIQRFGLFMGRSRLHGDVKGFAEGFQDRHSGRVKLDGDHFGTYWTLTAPPGWYVDLVAMGTRFDGDNKSNRGVKMDSRGHALALSAEAGYPIAISERWVVEPQVQVINQQIDLDSQSDGISKVSFDAQDYWTGRLGVRLKGRYRVQDTPIEPYVRANAWRTYGGSDTVTYDDVDRIKSDHQSSTADLGVGAVATLSSTVSVYLAADYTANFDSNTLEGVSGNLGLRMSW
- the glcF gene encoding glycolate oxidase subunit GlcF; the encoded protein is MQTHLSEQARQLPRAEEAERILRSCVHCGFCNATCPTYQLIGDELDGPRGRIYLIKQVLEGNEVTAKTQLHLDRCLSCRNCETTCPSGVEYHNLLDIGRAVVDAAVPRPLAQRALRESVRAVVPHAGLFKGLTQVAQVFRPLLPANLQAKLPRTSRATTPRPAPRHARRVLMLEGCVQPGLAPNTNAAAARVLDRLGISVTPIHEAGCCGAVDYHLNAQAHGLQRARQNIDAWWPAIELGAEAIVQTASGCGAFVKEYGHLLAHDPIYAQKARRVSSLAKDLVEVLGVEPLEQLGVRTDKRLAFHCPCTLQHAQKLGGAVEGVLTRLGFALTAVPDSHLCCGSAGTYSLTQPALSRQLRDNKLNALESGKPEVIVTANIGCQAHLDGAGRTPVRHWIELVDEALDMKTGVGY
- the glcD gene encoding glycolate oxidase subunit GlcD, with the protein product MSILYDERVDGALPKVDKSALLAELRAQLPDMEVLHTQEDLKPYECDGLSAYTTTPMLVVLPERVEQVERLLKLCHQRTVPVVARGAGTGLSGGALPLAQGVLLVMARFKHILEVNPQGRFARVQPGVRNLAISQAAAPYGLYYAPDPSSQIACSIGGNVAENAGGVHCLKYGLTVHNLLKVDILTIEGERMTLGSDALDSPGFDLLALFTGSEGLLGIITEVTVKLLPKPQVAKVLLASFDAVEKAGRAVGEIIAAGIIPGGLEMMDNLAIRAAEDFIHAGYPVDAEAILLCELDGVEADVHDECERVRAVLTKAGASEVRMARDEVERVKFWAGRKNAFPAVGRISPDYYCMDGTIPRRELPGVLRRIRELSEAFGLRVANVFHAGDGNMHPLILFDANQPGELARAESLGGKILELCVAVGGTITGEHGVGREKINQMCAQFNSDELTLFHAVKAAFDPGSLLNPGKNIPTLHRCAEFGALHVHHGKLPFPDLERF
- the glcC gene encoding transcriptional regulator GlcC, with amino-acid sequence MQEETAGIRRQVSDVVAERIERLIVDGVLKVGQALPSERRLCEKLGISRSALREGLKVLRGRGIIETAQGRDSRVARLNGPRDSSPLMHLFNSQPRTLFDLLEVRVLLEAESARLAALRGTDADFVLLTRRYEEMLSAHSQAEAVEPHEHARLDHAFHLAICEASHNPVLLHTLQSLTDLMLSTVFASVNNLYHRPLQKRQIDRQHARLYHAVIERLPEQAQRAAREHINSIRDNLKEIELEEQRLVRATMRLEGWT